The following are encoded in a window of Methanorbis rubei genomic DNA:
- the pyrB gene encoding aspartate carbamoyltransferase — translation MTHDQKNILSVRDMDREEIDALLTAAAKFDQKKFTGHELEGKILAVLFFEPSTRTRMSFASAMMRLGGKILNLGSVEASSIVKGETLSDTIRVISGYADAIVLRHPKEGAARLASEVASVPVINGGDGAGQHPSQTLLDLFTIRKSMKLENIDIGLQGDLRYGRTVHSLAAALTKYDDIRLHTIAPEGLDLPSHLKQDLTDAGMEIIVHENIEETIPELDVLYVTRLQRERFPDPAAFASFAATYRVTPELLERAKPSMIVLHPLPRVDEIDQSVDNLPCAKYFQQAHYGVPIRMAMLDEVMRS, via the coding sequence ATGACACATGATCAAAAAAATATCCTGTCTGTACGGGACATGGACCGTGAAGAGATCGACGCTCTTCTCACGGCTGCTGCAAAGTTTGATCAAAAAAAGTTCACCGGACATGAACTTGAGGGAAAAATTCTTGCCGTGCTCTTTTTTGAACCAAGTACCAGAACCAGAATGTCATTTGCCTCCGCAATGATGCGACTTGGCGGAAAAATTCTCAACCTCGGAAGTGTCGAGGCATCCTCAATCGTCAAAGGAGAAACACTCTCCGACACCATCCGCGTCATCTCAGGTTACGCTGACGCAATCGTGCTCCGCCATCCAAAAGAGGGAGCCGCTCGACTCGCGAGCGAAGTAGCATCTGTTCCCGTCATCAATGGCGGTGACGGCGCAGGCCAGCATCCCTCCCAGACGCTGTTGGACCTCTTCACGATTCGCAAATCCATGAAACTGGAGAACATCGACATCGGCCTCCAAGGAGACCTGCGGTACGGCAGAACCGTACACTCCCTCGCAGCTGCCTTAACAAAATACGATGACATTCGTCTGCACACCATCGCCCCCGAAGGCCTTGACCTGCCGAGCCATCTCAAGCAGGATCTCACCGATGCCGGAATGGAAATAATCGTGCATGAAAATATCGAAGAAACAATTCCTGAACTCGACGTCCTGTATGTGACAAGACTTCAGCGGGAACGTTTCCCTGACCCTGCGGCATTCGCAAGCTTTGCTGCAACCTACCGGGTCACGCCCGAACTTCTTGAGCGGGCAAAACCCTCCATGATTGTGCTGCATCCGCTGCCGAGAGTGGATGAGATCGATCAGTCAGTTGATAATCTGCCGTGTGCAAAATACTTCCAGCAGGCGCATTACGGAGTTCCCATCCGAATGGCAATGTTAGATGAGGTGATGCGATCATGA
- a CDS encoding phosphate signaling complex PhoU family protein translates to MNEYFHLELGSYKEQVNWYGRFALGMLKNSLMAFETIDREVAADVVRQKEYIASQYDLLNERGVLLIALNQPMAADLRLIACSLDMITSSERVGRYGKDIGELLVQFENRDHVALLAKQLTEMGSITTSMLDIVYNAFATGDTETLSPLSDMEETIDQMYDVIYADCVAAMEANVSVVPQCSAYHMINRYLERSADHACRMGEKVYYMRTGKRVAIDHVSE, encoded by the coding sequence ATGAATGAATATTTCCATTTGGAGCTTGGGTCCTATAAGGAACAGGTAAACTGGTACGGCCGGTTTGCGCTTGGTATGCTGAAGAACTCGCTGATGGCGTTTGAGACGATTGATCGCGAGGTCGCAGCAGACGTCGTCCGCCAGAAGGAGTATATCGCCAGCCAGTATGATCTCTTGAACGAGCGCGGTGTTCTGTTAATCGCTCTGAACCAGCCGATGGCAGCAGATCTCAGGCTGATCGCCTGTAGTCTGGATATGATTACGTCATCTGAGCGTGTCGGTCGTTACGGCAAAGATATCGGCGAGCTGCTTGTGCAGTTTGAGAACCGTGATCATGTTGCCCTGCTTGCAAAGCAGTTGACCGAGATGGGCAGCATTACTACGTCCATGCTTGATATTGTCTACAACGCGTTTGCTACCGGAGATACGGAGACGCTTTCGCCGCTTTCTGATATGGAGGAGACGATTGATCAGATGTATGATGTCATCTATGCTGATTGTGTTGCGGCAATGGAGGCGAATGTTTCGGTTGTGCCCCAATGCAGTGCATATCATATGATCAACCGCTATCTTGAGCGGTCTGCGGATCATGCCTGCCGGATGGGAGAGAAGGTCTACTATATGCGGACCGGTAAACGGGTGGCTATCGATCACGTCAGCGAATGA
- a CDS encoding asparagine synthase C-terminal domain-containing protein, translating to MEFRGWIERDGHILTRTEIESITPASLQKCGGEFFLRNDLFTARDCYGIMPAPVAEGVISFSDEELHIHPEVPDLSLEDAVCEAVRLRADNRGEAAVVTLSGGVDSTLIAVLADLPCIAVGLSDSHDLAAAADAADRLGLRLNVCEIAEDDIEEALPKLLSVLPSATAMDIEIGLAGYFIGRAAKNFGAEKILTGQAADELFGGYARYGRSPDLRSDLAKDFLELASQRARDAAAAGCFGVWYSMPYMDERVIKVSRKFSDDELVSGDQRKIALRKVAEKYLPKDIAWKHKKAMQYGTGTTAALKRIAKKNGCSDIGEYAKKIRSFHTDVF from the coding sequence ATGGAGTTTCGCGGCTGGATCGAAAGAGACGGGCACATTCTCACCCGCACGGAGATAGAATCGATCACTCCTGCGTCTCTGCAAAAATGCGGCGGAGAATTTTTTCTGCGGAACGATCTCTTCACCGCTCGGGACTGTTACGGCATCATGCCAGCTCCGGTCGCGGAAGGAGTGATCAGTTTCTCGGACGAGGAACTCCACATCCATCCCGAAGTTCCGGATCTTTCTCTGGAGGACGCAGTATGCGAGGCGGTCAGGCTTCGGGCTGACAACCGCGGCGAAGCCGCGGTCGTCACCCTCTCGGGCGGCGTCGACTCAACTCTGATAGCAGTCCTTGCTGATCTCCCCTGCATCGCCGTCGGTCTTTCTGACTCGCACGACCTCGCCGCAGCTGCGGACGCTGCTGACAGACTTGGCCTTCGACTGAATGTTTGCGAGATAGCTGAAGATGATATCGAAGAAGCCCTGCCAAAACTTCTCTCTGTCCTTCCCTCAGCAACAGCAATGGACATCGAGATAGGCCTCGCCGGATACTTCATCGGTCGCGCCGCAAAAAATTTTGGCGCAGAAAAAATTCTCACCGGCCAGGCAGCCGACGAACTCTTTGGCGGCTACGCACGTTACGGCAGAAGTCCAGACCTCCGGTCTGATCTCGCCAAAGATTTTCTCGAACTCGCGTCTCAGCGTGCCCGCGACGCGGCTGCCGCCGGATGCTTTGGCGTCTGGTACTCCATGCCGTACATGGACGAACGCGTCATCAAAGTCTCACGAAAATTTTCCGACGACGAATTAGTGAGTGGCGACCAGAGAAAAATTGCCCTTCGAAAAGTTGCTGAAAAATATCTTCCAAAAGACATCGCATGGAAACACAAGAAAGCCATGCAGTATGGGACCGGCACGACCGCAGCACTCAAACGCATCGCAAAGAAAAATGGATGCTCTGATATCGGCGAGTACGCCAAAAAAATTAGGAGTTTCCATACAGATGTTTTCTGA
- the pstA gene encoding phosphate ABC transporter permease PstA yields MTEQNDTKASSRAVREKAIKSVWLATALISAAAVVFILGYLIYTALPAFAEVGISGFLLNTDWNPTGSTPSYGIAALIVDTLLVTLGALIFAVPLGLAAAVYLSYLAPPKIRDTVKPIIELLAGIPSVVYGFFGMVVLCNFLRVALDIPSGFCWLAASVILGIMALPTIVSVSEDALFAVPKDYKEASLGLGATYWHTISRVLLPAAASGISAAVVLGMGRAIGETMAVMMVAGNAAIIPDPIWNVLSPVRTLTATLGIEMAEVATGSMHYYALFGVAVVLLLITLIVNLASAWVIKRTQTGSKTGSLISSKTKRYLKLAAATAAAVIFFCFLVASLGILWAIGISATVAAWYFGRKKVSHKIAEKSSFLLIYACTAGVILILAIILWDIFSNGLPVISWEFLTESPKDLGRAGGIYPAIIGTLQLVAGAIIIALPVGIGAAIYLIEYSRENFLTKALRTGNDLLNGTPSIVFGLFGFAFFVIYLNWGICMLAGQICLALMILPTIVRTTEEALKAVPNAQREASLGLGATKWQTIRKVVLPSAAPGILTGAILSVGRAAGETAPIMFTAVVFTKRFVSMNVFDPVMALPFHLFVLSTSVPGATPQQYGTAVVLIVIVMAIYLAAIFLRRHYQNKLLR; encoded by the coding sequence ATGACGGAACAAAACGACACCAAAGCAAGCAGCCGTGCAGTCCGGGAAAAAGCCATCAAATCTGTCTGGCTTGCTACCGCTCTCATCTCTGCTGCTGCGGTTGTCTTCATTCTTGGATATCTGATCTACACAGCCCTTCCGGCCTTTGCCGAAGTGGGGATTTCAGGATTTTTACTCAATACCGACTGGAACCCAACCGGCTCGACTCCTTCCTACGGTATTGCCGCACTTATTGTTGATACTCTACTGGTGACTCTTGGCGCACTGATCTTTGCCGTGCCGCTCGGGCTTGCCGCAGCAGTTTACTTATCGTACCTTGCACCGCCAAAAATCCGTGACACGGTAAAACCGATCATCGAACTCCTCGCAGGAATTCCTTCAGTGGTCTACGGATTTTTTGGTATGGTTGTACTCTGTAACTTTCTCAGAGTTGCCCTTGACATCCCGAGCGGATTCTGCTGGCTTGCAGCTTCCGTGATTCTCGGCATCATGGCACTTCCAACAATCGTCTCGGTCTCCGAAGACGCTCTCTTTGCAGTACCCAAAGATTACAAAGAAGCATCGCTCGGACTTGGGGCAACCTACTGGCACACCATCTCCCGCGTCCTTCTGCCGGCAGCGGCTTCGGGAATCTCCGCAGCCGTTGTGCTCGGCATGGGACGGGCAATTGGTGAGACCATGGCGGTTATGATGGTTGCCGGAAACGCTGCGATCATTCCTGACCCGATCTGGAACGTTCTCTCGCCGGTCAGAACGCTTACCGCAACACTTGGAATCGAGATGGCCGAAGTTGCGACCGGCAGTATGCACTACTATGCCCTCTTCGGTGTTGCGGTCGTGCTTCTTCTCATCACGCTCATCGTGAACCTCGCGTCTGCGTGGGTGATCAAACGAACACAGACCGGATCAAAAACCGGCTCACTCATCTCAAGCAAAACGAAAAGATATCTCAAACTCGCGGCAGCTACCGCAGCCGCAGTCATTTTCTTCTGCTTCCTTGTGGCATCACTTGGCATTCTCTGGGCGATTGGAATCTCAGCAACAGTTGCCGCCTGGTACTTTGGCAGAAAAAAAGTCTCGCACAAAATTGCAGAAAAAAGTTCCTTTCTTCTGATCTATGCCTGCACTGCTGGAGTCATTCTGATTCTCGCAATCATCCTCTGGGACATTTTTTCCAATGGTCTTCCGGTAATCTCCTGGGAGTTCCTCACCGAAAGTCCCAAAGATCTCGGCCGGGCAGGAGGAATTTATCCGGCAATTATTGGAACACTGCAACTGGTTGCCGGAGCAATCATCATCGCATTGCCGGTGGGAATTGGTGCTGCGATCTACTTAATCGAGTACTCACGCGAAAACTTCCTGACCAAAGCGCTTCGAACCGGAAACGATCTTTTGAACGGCACGCCTTCCATCGTGTTTGGTCTCTTCGGCTTTGCCTTCTTCGTCATCTACCTCAACTGGGGAATCTGTATGCTGGCAGGTCAGATCTGTCTCGCTCTGATGATTCTTCCAACAATCGTTCGGACGACTGAAGAGGCGCTCAAAGCAGTGCCGAACGCACAGCGGGAAGCATCGCTCGGACTTGGAGCAACCAAATGGCAGACGATTAGAAAAGTCGTTCTCCCTTCAGCTGCTCCCGGAATATTAACCGGCGCAATTCTTTCGGTCGGCAGAGCCGCAGGAGAGACCGCCCCAATTATGTTCACAGCTGTTGTGTTCACCAAACGATTCGTCAGCATGAACGTATTTGATCCGGTCATGGCACTTCCCTTCCACCTGTTCGTCCTCTCGACCAGTGTGCCGGGAGCGACCCCGCAGCAGTATGGAACCGCGGTCGTTTTGATCGTGATTGTCATGGCAATTTATCTTGCGGCAATCTTCCTTCGCAGACACTACCAGAACAAACTTCTCAGATAA
- a CDS encoding Fic family protein — protein MIDRIATISELVGTLSTAGAVNKSPYLRRNNRIRTIHSSLAIENNTLTLAQVTAIINGQHVLGPPKEIREVTNAYEAYDLLLTLNPYRVEDLLKAHKIMMMDLVHESGMFRTTSVGVFAGTQIVHMAPPAELVPDQVANLLAWCKSSDVHPLIKSCVFHVEFEFIHPFVDGNGRMGRMWQTLILSKWKPLFAWIPVESLIEKYQERYYAALGDAGKTGNCTVFVEFMLEVLERSLKEIRKMRIYETVNDTVSDTVNENVFETVNLSEKERFVLMHLRNNENITIQELMKKTGYSRSTITRSLASLKEKNVVARYGSDKTGKWVVLS, from the coding sequence ATGATCGATCGCATTGCAACCATCAGTGAGCTGGTTGGCACATTGTCCACAGCTGGGGCTGTGAACAAAAGTCCGTATCTTCGGAGAAATAATCGGATACGAACAATTCACTCATCACTGGCCATTGAAAACAACACGCTGACGCTTGCACAGGTTACTGCGATCATCAATGGACAACATGTTCTCGGTCCACCGAAGGAAATCCGTGAGGTCACGAATGCATACGAAGCATATGATCTGCTTCTGACACTCAATCCTTATCGCGTGGAGGATCTGTTGAAGGCTCACAAAATTATGATGATGGATCTTGTTCATGAGTCGGGAATGTTTCGGACGACAAGTGTCGGAGTTTTTGCAGGAACACAAATCGTCCATATGGCTCCACCAGCAGAACTCGTTCCTGATCAGGTGGCAAATCTTTTGGCATGGTGTAAAAGTTCGGATGTTCATCCTCTGATAAAGAGTTGCGTCTTTCATGTGGAGTTTGAGTTCATCCATCCGTTTGTCGATGGAAACGGAAGGATGGGGAGAATGTGGCAGACGTTGATCCTGAGTAAATGGAAACCCTTGTTTGCCTGGATACCGGTGGAATCCCTCATAGAAAAATATCAGGAACGTTACTACGCAGCTCTTGGTGATGCGGGAAAAACCGGAAACTGTACTGTATTTGTTGAGTTTATGCTTGAGGTCCTCGAACGTTCTCTAAAAGAGATCAGAAAAATGCGGATCTATGAGACTGTAAATGATACTGTATCTGACACCGTAAATGAGAATGTATTTGAGACTGTAAATCTTTCCGAGAAAGAGCGGTTTGTTCTGATGCATCTAAGAAATAACGAGAATATTACTATTCAGGAACTGATGAAAAAGACCGGATACTCCCGTTCGACAATTACCCGTAGCCTTGCTTCCCTCAAGGAAAAAAATGTGGTGGCACGATACGGTTCAGATAAAACCGGTAAATGGGTTGTTCTCTCTTGA
- the pstB gene encoding phosphate ABC transporter ATP-binding protein PstB translates to MTSVIQTNNLNLSYGTKQALFEVNFPFAEKKVTALIGPSGCGKSTLLRCLNRMNDLIPTCKIGGEILFRDENILNADPVELRKHIGMVFQRPNPFPKSIYDNIAYGPRAHGEHDASTLDKIVETSLKGAALWDEVKDRLHDSALGLSGGQQQRLCIARTLAVSPEIILMDEPCSALDPIATSKIETLITDLKKNYTVIIVTHNMQQAARVSDTTGFMYIGKLVEVNDTKKIFSNPAEELTERYVTGRFG, encoded by the coding sequence ATGACAAGCGTTATTCAAACCAACAATCTCAATCTTTCGTACGGAACCAAACAGGCACTGTTTGAAGTGAACTTCCCGTTTGCAGAAAAAAAAGTTACCGCACTAATCGGTCCTTCGGGCTGCGGGAAGTCAACACTTCTCCGTTGTCTCAACCGGATGAATGATCTCATCCCGACGTGTAAGATCGGCGGAGAAATTTTGTTCAGAGATGAAAATATTCTGAACGCTGATCCTGTCGAGCTTCGCAAACATATCGGCATGGTGTTCCAGCGCCCGAACCCGTTTCCGAAGTCGATCTATGACAACATCGCGTATGGTCCCCGCGCTCACGGCGAGCATGATGCGTCAACGCTTGACAAAATTGTCGAGACGAGTCTGAAAGGCGCAGCTCTCTGGGATGAGGTCAAAGACCGGCTTCATGACTCGGCTCTCGGACTTTCGGGCGGCCAACAGCAGCGTCTCTGTATTGCACGAACGCTTGCGGTAAGTCCTGAGATCATTCTCATGGACGAGCCGTGTTCGGCACTTGATCCAATCGCCACCTCAAAAATTGAGACGCTGATAACAGATCTCAAGAAAAACTATACGGTCATTATTGTGACCCACAATATGCAGCAGGCAGCAAGAGTCAGCGACACGACCGGCTTTATGTACATCGGCAAGCTTGTGGAAGTGAATGACACGAAAAAGATCTTTTCCAATCCCGCCGAAGAACTCACCGAACGTTATGTAACTGGAAGGTTTGGTTAA
- a CDS encoding aminotransferase class V-fold PLP-dependent enzyme yields the protein MAGDPKPLIYLNNAATSWPKPPEVLKAMTDALSLPVFGSGRTTGTQGKDYVTLAREKVSGFLGTKNPENIIFTENATASLNMLIAGFLAGRQDTCRVLTTALDHNSVLRPLHEYQQANRIKLNILPFTGGAVSPKTVEDALTPDTKLMVMTHGSNVLGSVQNIQAIGEALQDHGVFFIVDGAQTAGHIPISLSNLPIDAFVFTGHKGLLGVSGTGGFYLKNPDEVAPTKFGGTGTNSQSLLHPRTMPEKFEAGTHNYPGLAALAAGVAFVERKGVAAIQDQAKKQTSSIIKVLAKEENIIIHNHHPDLPVISLNIRDVPNDDVGFILARAYNIIVRTGLHCAPLVHKILDDGQGSVRLSLSCFTTDEECRTAAEAILEVAENANSKIRSA from the coding sequence ATGGCCGGAGATCCCAAACCACTCATCTATCTCAACAATGCCGCAACCAGCTGGCCGAAACCTCCCGAAGTTCTCAAAGCGATGACTGACGCACTTTCTCTGCCGGTGTTCGGCTCAGGCCGGACGACCGGGACGCAAGGGAAGGATTACGTAACTCTTGCCAGAGAGAAGGTCTCAGGATTTTTGGGAACCAAAAATCCTGAGAACATCATCTTCACAGAGAACGCAACAGCCTCCCTGAATATGCTGATAGCAGGATTTCTTGCTGGTCGGCAGGATACCTGCCGCGTCCTCACCACCGCCCTTGATCACAACTCAGTCCTTCGGCCGCTTCACGAATATCAGCAGGCAAACCGCATCAAACTCAACATTCTCCCGTTCACTGGCGGAGCAGTCAGCCCGAAAACTGTCGAAGACGCCCTCACACCTGACACAAAACTCATGGTCATGACCCATGGAAGCAATGTTCTCGGTTCCGTACAGAACATTCAGGCAATAGGCGAAGCACTCCAAGACCACGGAGTATTCTTCATCGTGGACGGAGCCCAGACAGCAGGCCACATTCCAATCTCACTCAGCAACCTGCCAATCGACGCGTTTGTGTTTACCGGCCACAAAGGACTTCTCGGCGTCTCGGGAACCGGAGGATTTTATCTGAAAAATCCTGACGAAGTTGCCCCGACAAAATTTGGCGGAACCGGCACAAACTCGCAGTCGCTCCTTCACCCACGCACGATGCCGGAGAAGTTCGAGGCAGGAACCCACAACTATCCCGGCCTCGCCGCTCTCGCCGCAGGAGTGGCGTTCGTTGAACGGAAGGGTGTTGCCGCAATACAAGATCAGGCAAAAAAGCAGACATCATCCATCATCAAAGTACTTGCAAAGGAAGAGAACATCATCATCCACAATCATCACCCTGACCTGCCGGTAATTTCTCTCAACATCCGGGATGTTCCCAACGATGACGTGGGATTCATTCTTGCGAGAGCCTACAATATAATTGTGCGAACCGGACTCCACTGCGCCCCGCTCGTCCATAAGATCCTTGATGACGGACAGGGCTCTGTCCGCTTGAGTCTCTCCTGTTTCACCACTGATGAAGAATGCCGGACCGCGGCAGAGGCAATTCTGGAGGTCGCAGAGAATGCGAATTCAAAGATCCGTTCAGCATAA
- the pyrI gene encoding aspartate carbamoyltransferase regulatory subunit translates to MKRVGDQGIVISPIKNGTVIDHITPGEGLTVIRILGIQDGTNITFTVATNVVSSRGGRKDMVKIENRELVKSEVDKLALIAPDAKISIIRDSKVVEKKSVEVPTDITGVIKCPNPNCITNTREPAESRFTAHPRGYRCCYCDTVISREMDIGDYI, encoded by the coding sequence ATGAAGCGGGTCGGCGATCAAGGAATTGTCATCTCCCCGATCAAAAACGGAACGGTAATCGATCACATCACGCCCGGAGAGGGCCTGACGGTGATCCGCATCCTTGGCATTCAGGATGGAACAAACATTACGTTCACGGTTGCGACCAATGTCGTCAGCAGTCGCGGCGGCAGAAAGGACATGGTCAAGATCGAGAACCGCGAACTGGTCAAGTCCGAGGTGGACAAACTTGCTCTCATTGCGCCCGACGCAAAGATCAGTATTATTCGCGACTCCAAAGTGGTCGAGAAAAAATCGGTCGAAGTGCCAACTGATATCACGGGCGTTATCAAGTGCCCGAACCCGAACTGCATCACCAATACCCGCGAGCCTGCTGAAAGCCGATTTACTGCCCACCCGCGTGGATACCGCTGCTGCTACTGCGACACGGTCATCTCCCGCGAGATGGATATCGGCGATTATATCTGA
- a CDS encoding phosphate ABC transporter substrate-binding protein, whose protein sequence is MRSFKSSHKSGLAALLAAAVLVLVVLTAGCVSTPAEDDVSGTISLAGSTTVLPVAQAVAEVYMNNHQSADIQISGGGSGVGVTAITAGTADIGMLSRDLKETEKTGNDFKEYVIGRDGIAIIANPANTVSELTIAQVKDIYQGKITNWKEVGGADAVIVLVGRDSASGTREFFTEFVLNKEDSAKTMQELNSNGAVQKSVAQTPGAIGYVSLEYVDGTVKAFTIDGIKPSVATVIDGTYKINRPLLMITKGEATGLAKSYLDFILSSDGQKILSENGFVPIA, encoded by the coding sequence ATGCGTAGCTTCAAAAGCTCTCACAAATCTGGTCTTGCCGCTCTTCTTGCAGCAGCAGTTCTCGTTCTCGTGGTCCTCACCGCAGGATGTGTCAGCACACCTGCAGAGGATGATGTTTCCGGCACCATCTCACTTGCCGGCTCAACAACAGTTCTTCCGGTTGCCCAGGCGGTTGCCGAAGTTTACATGAACAATCACCAATCCGCAGACATTCAGATCAGCGGCGGAGGCTCTGGCGTCGGAGTAACCGCAATCACTGCAGGCACAGCCGATATCGGTATGCTTTCCCGTGACCTCAAAGAAACTGAAAAAACCGGAAACGACTTCAAAGAGTATGTCATCGGCCGTGATGGAATCGCCATCATTGCAAACCCTGCAAACACCGTCTCTGAACTGACGATTGCTCAGGTGAAAGACATCTATCAGGGTAAGATCACCAACTGGAAAGAAGTTGGCGGAGCTGACGCGGTAATCGTTCTTGTCGGCCGCGACAGTGCATCAGGAACCCGGGAGTTCTTCACCGAGTTCGTCTTAAACAAAGAAGACTCCGCAAAAACCATGCAGGAACTCAACTCGAACGGAGCAGTACAGAAAAGCGTCGCCCAAACCCCTGGGGCAATCGGCTATGTATCTCTTGAGTACGTTGACGGCACGGTCAAAGCATTCACCATCGACGGAATAAAACCCTCAGTCGCAACCGTTATTGACGGAACCTACAAGATCAACCGCCCGCTCCTGATGATTACCAAAGGAGAGGCAACTGGCCTTGCAAAAAGTTACCTCGACTTCATCCTCTCATCTGACGGACAAAAGATCTTAAGCGAGAACGGATTCGTTCCAATCGCATAA
- a CDS encoding phosphate uptake regulator PhoU — MEIRKVQVTGGSSYVISLPKGWVRQQKIEKNDPVGVIAQADGTLLLTPNLMYDNTTRVKEFSLKDYPDPNMLLRSLIGAYITGFTTIRVTSAGRIPPKVRQVVRKFTQMTIGQEVAEESDNSIILKDILNPSEMPFENTIRRMYVIVKAMHEDALYALEQGRRELAEDVSARDSDVDRLHWLVHRQFSLIVTNPALSRRMEITPAKAATYYQISRIIERVGDHAVAISEAALVLIDMRVDHTVVAKVTKAGEASLEIFNRSIKAIYANSIPEANAIIDAADELKPEYHTLSAITQKMKVKEAVAMTTIANSMHRMSEYSSDIAEIMINQMVGFDST; from the coding sequence ATGGAAATTCGGAAAGTGCAGGTTACGGGAGGGTCATCGTATGTGATTTCCCTGCCGAAAGGTTGGGTCCGCCAGCAGAAGATTGAGAAAAATGATCCGGTAGGTGTGATTGCCCAGGCTGATGGGACCCTGCTTCTCACACCGAATCTGATGTATGATAATACAACGCGGGTGAAGGAGTTTTCCCTGAAAGATTATCCTGATCCAAACATGCTTCTGCGGTCTCTTATTGGTGCATATATTACGGGTTTTACGACGATTCGTGTAACGTCTGCGGGACGGATTCCGCCGAAAGTCCGGCAAGTGGTGCGGAAGTTTACGCAGATGACGATCGGCCAGGAGGTTGCGGAAGAAAGCGACAACAGTATTATTCTGAAGGATATTTTGAATCCCTCGGAGATGCCGTTTGAGAATACGATTCGGCGAATGTATGTAATCGTGAAGGCGATGCATGAGGACGCTTTGTATGCTCTTGAGCAGGGACGCCGCGAACTTGCTGAGGATGTTTCGGCACGTGATTCGGATGTTGATCGGCTGCACTGGTTGGTTCACCGGCAGTTTTCTTTGATTGTAACGAACCCTGCTCTGTCGCGGAGGATGGAGATTACTCCTGCAAAAGCTGCGACCTATTATCAGATCTCGCGAATTATTGAACGGGTGGGTGATCACGCGGTGGCGATTTCTGAGGCAGCTCTTGTTCTAATCGATATGCGTGTTGACCACACGGTGGTTGCGAAGGTGACAAAAGCGGGCGAGGCGTCACTTGAGATCTTTAACCGGAGTATCAAGGCAATTTATGCGAACAGTATTCCTGAGGCGAACGCGATTATCGATGCTGCGGATGAGCTGAAGCCTGAGTATCATACACTTTCTGCGATCACGCAGAAGATGAAGGTAAAAGAGGCTGTTGCGATGACGACGATTGCAAACAGTATGCATCGGATGAGTGAGTACAGTTCTGATATTGCGGAGATTATGATCAATCAGATGGTTGGTTTTGATTCGACGTGA
- a CDS encoding YczE/YyaS/YitT family protein yields the protein MFVAGLFVMALGISLSIKANMGITPISSLPYVISLGVPLTVGMLTILLHACFLLIEYLLMRKEFELIQLLQLVAAMIFGVFIDLTLWGFTWLVPVSYVEQLLLVVISCVLLAIGICFEVAPNVLVMASEGMLTAFSRRFKVEFGTVKIGLDVTLVILSVVVSMLMFSTVYGVREGTLIAAVLVGVCIKLVKMPVYAMVEKFIR from the coding sequence GTGTTTGTTGCGGGCCTGTTTGTTATGGCCTTGGGAATTTCTCTGTCGATTAAGGCCAACATGGGAATTACCCCGATCTCAAGTCTGCCGTATGTGATAAGTCTCGGTGTGCCCTTGACGGTTGGAATGCTGACGATTCTTCTGCATGCATGCTTTCTTTTGATCGAGTATCTGCTGATGCGAAAAGAGTTTGAGCTTATCCAGCTGCTTCAGCTCGTTGCCGCAATGATCTTCGGTGTGTTTATCGATCTGACGCTGTGGGGATTTACCTGGCTGGTCCCTGTAAGTTATGTCGAACAGCTCCTGCTTGTCGTGATAAGCTGCGTGCTGCTTGCTATCGGCATCTGCTTTGAAGTCGCACCAAATGTTCTGGTGATGGCAAGCGAAGGAATGCTTACGGCATTCTCCCGCAGGTTTAAGGTGGAGTTTGGTACGGTAAAAATCGGGCTTGATGTGACGCTCGTGATTCTGTCGGTCGTTGTGTCGATGCTGATGTTCTCAACCGTGTATGGTGTCCGCGAAGGAACACTGATTGCGGCAGTGCTTGTCGGAGTCTGCATCAAGCTGGTGAAAATGCCGGTCTACGCAATGGTGGAGAAATTTATCAGATAA